GCAGACCGGCGGCATCGGGAGATTGCCGTATCCAATATTGGGCGTGTATTTGGCGGCCAAATGACCCCGCAGCAGATCCGGGCCATGGCCAGAAGCGTGTTTTGCAGCCTTGTTCGCATTGTTTTTGAAATCGGTTGGTCTTTGCGCCTCAACCACACCGATATCCGGAAACATTTTCGGTTTTCCGGCATGCACCATTTACAGGCCGCTCTGGGGGAAAAAAAGGGCGTGCTTGTGCTGACCGGCCATATCGGAAACTGGGAACTGCTTCCCCTGGCCATGGGACAGGTGGGCCTGCCGGTCAGCGCCATGTACCGGCCCCTGGAGTTTGAGCCATTGGACCGTTTTTTCATAAGCCAGCGCAGCCGCTACGGCGCCCGCCTGCTGGCCAAGCGGCGGGCCATGCGCGGTATGCTTTCGGCGTTACATAACAATGAACTCATTGGCATGCTGCTGGACCAGAACGCCCGGGTAAAAGACGGGGTGTTTGTGGATTTTTTCGGTAGCCCGGCGTGTACCGGCAAGGGCATGGCCCTGCTGGCCAGAA
The Desulfosalsimonas propionicica DNA segment above includes these coding regions:
- a CDS encoding lysophospholipid acyltransferase family protein; this encodes MNSVNQRNFNGSAQDPEKRRYLDAFFYFLIVQGFFLIGLIPRKTAVHAANWLGRLWFAADRRHREIAVSNIGRVFGGQMTPQQIRAMARSVFCSLVRIVFEIGWSLRLNHTDIRKHFRFSGMHHLQAALGEKKGVLVLTGHIGNWELLPLAMGQVGLPVSAMYRPLEFEPLDRFFISQRSRYGARLLAKRRAMRGMLSALHNNELIGMLLDQNARVKDGVFVDFFGSPACTGKGMALLARRTGAPVVPVFLVREKGYYRVECHPALPKIETRDKTKDIEAATALYNKVIEDMIRRYPQQWFWVHHRWKTKPFKPWAPKTGSVPDKITDGEKQ